In Fusobacterium nucleatum, the genomic stretch CCAACCAATATCAGATTGTTCTCCCTGAATTTTTTTCATTTCTTCTTCTTTTTTCTTAATTTCTAGCTCAAGTAATTTTGATTTTAACATTTTCATAGCAGTTTCTCTATTACTTAATTGAGATCTTTCTTTTTGACAAGTTACAACTATTCCACTTGGAAAATGTGTTATTCTTACAGCAGAGTCTGTCATATTAACATGTTGCCCACCTGCTCCACTTGCTCTGTATGTATCTATTCTAATATCAACAGGATTTATTTCAACTTCTACATTTTCATCAACTTCTGGTACAACTTCAACAGAAGCAAATGAAGTATGTCTTTTCTTATTTGCATCAAAAGGTGAAATTCTTACAAGCCTATGAACTCCCTTTTCAGATTTTAAATAACCATAGGCATTTATTCCTTCAACTAAAAATGTAACTGATTTTATCCCTACACTATCTCCCTCCATAAAATCAAACTCTGATACCTTATATCCTTTTAAATTACACCATCTTAGATACATTCTATAAAGCATATCAGCCCAATCACAAGCCTCTGTTCCACCTGCACCTGAATGAATTGTTACTATGGCATTATTTATATCATATTCTCCGTCAAGTAATAAATTAATTTCAAATTCTTCTATATCTGATTTTAAAATTTTATGTTTAGTTTGTAATTCACTTTCAAAGGACATTTCTCCACTTTCAACAAAATCAACTAAAACTTCCTCATCATCAATTTCTGTCGCTAACTTTTCATATCTTGAAACTATATTTTTTTCAAAATTTATACTTTTTATAATTTCTGAACTTTTTCTCTTATCAGACCAGAAACCATCTTCAAAAGTTAATTTTTCTAATTCCTTTATAGTTGACTTTTTCTTTTCTAAGTCAAAGAGACCTCCTGATGTTTTCAGTTTTTTCTTTCATTTCTAAAAATTCTCTTTTAATTTCTAATATATCCATATTTCCTCCTATTCTTTTTTACTTACTTACAGATTTAAAAATAAGCGAATTACTACAAAAACTACTCAGTAATGAGCTATTTTTAAATAACTATTGCCACTGCTGTTGCATATTTTTTAGAATGTGAAATTGAAATTTCAATTTGATAATCCTCTTTTTTATCCTTTATAATTTTATCTAATTTTTCTGATACAGCAACATAAGGCTTACCTAAATCATCATTTAATATTTCTAAATCTGTTAAAGAAAATTCCCTAA encodes the following:
- the prfB gene encoding peptide chain release factor 2 (programmed frameshift), with translation MDILEIKREFLEMKEKTENIRRSLDLEKKKSTIKELEKLTFEDGFWSDKRKSSEIIKSINFEKNIVSRYEKLATEIDDEEVLVDFVESGEMSFESELQTKHKILKSDIEEFEINLLLDGEYDINNAIVTIHSGAGGTEACDWADMLYRMYLRWCNLKGYKVSEFDFMEGDSVGIKSVTFLVEGINAYGYLKSEKGVHRLVRISPFDANKKRHTSFASVEVVPEVDENVEVEINPVDIRIDTYRASGAGGQHVNMTDSAVRITHFPSGIVVTCQKERSQLSNRETAMKMLKSKLLELEIKKKEEEMKKIQGEQSDIGWGNQIRSYVFQPYALVKDHRTNTEVGNVKAVMDGDIDDFINSYLRWIKNN